A DNA window from Hordeum vulgare subsp. vulgare chromosome 1H, MorexV3_pseudomolecules_assembly, whole genome shotgun sequence contains the following coding sequences:
- the LOC123410234 gene encoding uncharacterized protein LOC123410234, whose translation MEENHWETFRGIDFGVAGEFKVKVEDEEARNRTDSTTFGLHQCVYTVGPVESQKMVKKGSLGNQISKEQFIFLASLNKHPNAFFVENYYMDGDGIGCLVVESLNGRFQSWLNYQVDTKNKQPSAPTLFTADGRMLPTLRTIILSLCSFVEHVLEKRWYPRHLTMDDLYLKMMNNQPTLKVLMSDVIQGTTPTRIASVWNHVKEIITHCCTLDNATLSGDSSSFYDFIGRQSKRVPLETYTDAWSYADKSAYLLLIMQEEMVMMKRYVEASGIVWPTEDGLIQPMLQLILDHDKTSTYDTDVPWDYIRLCRNVNKKFDVPKSVKAVIKDHIGFLKKMEEWTPMIWANLYETIGPLSLRR comes from the exons ATGGAAG AAAATCACTGGGAAACCTTCAGGGGGATTGATTTTGGTGTAGCCGGAGAGTTTAAAGTAAAGGTGGAGGACGAGGAAGCGAGGAATCGTACTGATTCTACCACTTTTGGTCTGCACCAATGTGTTTATACCGTTGGTCCAGTCGAATCCCAGAAGATGGTCAAAAAGGGTAGCTTGGGTAATCAAATATCAAAAGAGCAATTTATTTTCCTTGCTAGCTTGAACAAGCACCCAAATGCATTTTTTGTTGAGAACTACTACATGGATGGGGATGGCATTGGATGTCTTGTAGTGGAGTCTCTCAACGGCAGATTCCAAAGCTGGCTTAACTATCAGGTTGACACGAAGAATAAGCAGCCTAGTGCTCCTACGCTGTTTACTGCTGATGGGAGAATGCTGCCGACGTTGCGGACCATCATTTT ATCTCTCTGTAGCTTTGTAGAGCATGTACTGGAGAAGAGATGGTATCCTCGGCACCTCACCATGGATGATCTGTACCTCAAGATGATGAATAATCAACCTACATTGAAAGTTTTGATGTCTGATG TGATACAAGGTACTACTCCAACAAGAATTGCCTCGGTGTGGAACCATGTTAAGGAAATCATCACCCACTGTTGCACACTTGACAATGCCACACTGAGTGGTGACAGTAGTAGCTTTTATGACTTCATTGGTCGTCAATCAAAACGCGTACCATTAGAAACATATACCGATGCTTGGAGTTATGCTGACAAGTCTGCTTACCTACTGCTCATAATGCAAGAAGAAATGGTGATGATGAAACGATATGTTGAAGCGTCAGGCATTGTTTGGCCAACTGAAGATGGACTCATACAACCAATGTTGCAACTCATCCTCGATCACGATAAGACATCAACATATGATACAGATGTACCATGGGATTACATCCGACTCTGCCGAAATGTCAATAAGAAATTTGACGTACCTAAATCTGTGAAG GCAGTGATTAAAGATCACATTGGTttcctgaagaaaatggaggagtgGACACCAATGATCTGGGCAAACTTGTATGAAACTATCG GACCTCTTTCATTGAGGCGATGA